In the Lysinibacillus sp. PLM2 genome, one interval contains:
- the yxeN gene encoding putative amino-acid permease protein YxeN, with protein MNFDIGYMFSLIPKIIEYIPITLFMAVLAMVLTIVIGLVLSFMRNSKVKVLNYIAAVYISFFRAIPMLVQLFLIYYGLPQIFPVFTQMDAVTAAIISFGFKQAAFAAEIFRAAFLSVDKGQMEACLAGGMTKVQAYRRIIIPQAFRNALPATGNIFISLIKETSLAFTLGVVELFAEAKMQASNTFRYFEAYLAVALVYWGMVIIYSYLQSKLENLLEKPYRT; from the coding sequence ATGAATTTCGATATAGGTTATATGTTTTCACTCATTCCTAAAATTATAGAGTATATACCAATTACATTGTTTATGGCAGTTTTAGCAATGGTTTTAACTATTGTAATCGGTTTAGTACTATCTTTCATGCGCAATAGTAAAGTGAAAGTATTAAATTATATAGCAGCCGTTTACATTTCGTTCTTCCGAGCGATACCAATGCTTGTACAATTATTCTTAATTTATTACGGATTACCGCAAATATTCCCAGTCTTTACTCAGATGGATGCGGTTACTGCTGCAATAATCAGTTTTGGTTTTAAACAAGCGGCATTTGCTGCAGAGATATTCCGTGCAGCTTTCCTATCAGTTGATAAAGGACAAATGGAAGCGTGTTTAGCAGGTGGTATGACGAAAGTTCAAGCTTATCGTCGCATTATCATTCCTCAAGCATTTAGAAATGCACTACCGGCAACAGGTAATATTTTCATCTCGTTAATTAAAGAAACATCTTTAGCATTTACATTAGGGGTAGTAGAACTATTTGCGGAAGCTAAAATGCAAGCATCGAACACATTTAGATACTTTGAAGCCTATTTGGCAGTAGCCCTTGTATATTGGGGAATGGTTATCATTTACTCATATCTACAAAGTAAGCTTGAGAATCTCTTAGAGAAACCTTATCGGACATAA
- the yxeL gene encoding putative N-acetyltransferase YxeL, translated as MTFHFRQATVEDAETLQKILVKAYAENGKLGIKFDAVNADIEMTTKHLQTNLCYFMEHEGQVVATISLRMPWSPNPGPEKVPHIGWFATDPESGQKGLGSKLLTWLEEEILKKSLRTPFVTLGTADKHPWLIQMYERKGYTVFGQKDLGKGHMTIYMKKEFNLED; from the coding sequence ATGACATTTCACTTTCGACAAGCAACGGTAGAAGATGCAGAAACTTTACAAAAAATATTAGTGAAGGCCTATGCTGAAAATGGTAAATTAGGGATTAAATTTGATGCAGTAAATGCGGATATAGAAATGACAACAAAGCATTTACAAACAAACCTGTGTTACTTTATGGAACATGAAGGTCAAGTGGTAGCGACAATATCGCTTCGAATGCCGTGGAGCCCTAACCCTGGACCGGAGAAGGTACCTCATATAGGGTGGTTTGCAACAGATCCAGAAAGTGGTCAAAAAGGACTTGGATCTAAATTGCTCACATGGTTAGAAGAAGAGATTTTGAAAAAAAGCTTGAGAACACCTTTTGTTACATTAGGAACCGCTGATAAACACCCTTGGTTAATCCAAATGTACGAAAGAAAAGGATATACAGTCTTTGGACAAAAGGACCTAGGAAAAGGTCATATGACAATTTATATGAAAAAAGAATTTAATTTGGAGGATTAA
- the yxeM gene encoding putative amino-acid-binding protein YxeM, giving the protein MKKISFLLILTLVVGILAACGGASNEGTTDEGTNQTEEKKVIRVGATGQSYPNSYKEGDKLVGFDVEVMETVAANLGYEIEWVNSDFSGLIGQLETGKIDTIANAVAVTEEREEVYNFSEPYTYLGITIVTHEDNDDINSLEDLKGKTVSGVLGSNNVKNLQAYDKNGEISIRTYETRDGAMNDAINKRVEGYVNAKPSLLAEINKADLPLKFVGEPFVYEAVAFPFVKGSNEELREAITAEIQKLHEDGTISELSIKYYGEDVSKKN; this is encoded by the coding sequence ATGAAAAAAATATCGTTCTTACTAATATTAACATTAGTAGTTGGGATTTTAGCAGCTTGTGGCGGTGCTTCTAATGAAGGCACAACAGATGAGGGAACAAATCAAACTGAAGAGAAAAAAGTAATTCGCGTTGGTGCAACTGGTCAAAGTTATCCAAATAGTTATAAAGAAGGAGATAAATTAGTAGGCTTTGACGTAGAGGTAATGGAAACGGTAGCAGCTAATTTAGGCTATGAAATTGAATGGGTAAATTCTGACTTCAGTGGTTTAATAGGACAGCTTGAAACAGGTAAAATTGATACGATTGCAAACGCAGTTGCGGTAACTGAGGAACGTGAAGAAGTTTATAATTTCTCAGAACCTTATACTTATTTAGGTATTACAATTGTTACTCACGAAGATAATGATGACATTAATTCATTAGAAGACTTAAAAGGAAAAACTGTATCAGGTGTATTAGGTTCAAACAATGTTAAGAACTTACAAGCATATGACAAAAATGGTGAGATCAGTATTCGTACTTACGAAACTCGTGATGGAGCTATGAATGATGCAATTAACAAACGAGTTGAAGGGTATGTAAATGCTAAGCCATCTTTATTAGCAGAAATTAATAAAGCAGATTTACCATTAAAATTTGTTGGTGAACCATTTGTATACGAAGCAGTTGCATTCCCATTTGTAAAAGGTTCAAATGAAGAGTTACGTGAAGCAATCACTGCAGAAATTCAAAAATTACATGAAGATGGTACGATTTCTGAACTATCAATCAAATATTATGGTGAAGATGTTTCAAAGAAAAACTAA
- a CDS encoding adenylosuccinate lyase has translation MPSHVIDMIMLKNNFGTEKMRRVWSDENRLQKHFDVEIALAKAEGELGLIPKEAALQIAQAKTDDVSIEELAENMAKVKHSLMPTISALQERSGEGGEYVHYGATTQDIVDTGTILQLKEAHQIIRAELIDIAAALAKLAKEHRLTLMAGRSHGMQGLPTTFGFKLSVVLSEVLRHLTRLDEISERVFVGNISGAVGTYASFGPKGIEVEKLALEFVGLGAPEIVWHSSRDRLAEYASVLGLISGTLGKLGNEFYNLMRTEIDEVEEPFTKGKVGSSTMPHKRNPAAFEGIASLTRPILQNVSLIQHSLIVEHERDAMSWRGEWIALPEICIYLSSQLASTKGVLDGLIVKKENMLRNLDLLGGLLLSERVMFAISDKAGKQTAHHIIYELSMSAFEEGIPFKQKLASNEVVKELLTEEELSELFNYETYLGLAPQKVDEVLGNYHNSPYAKKEGK, from the coding sequence ATGCCATCTCATGTAATAGATATGATCATGTTAAAAAATAACTTTGGCACCGAAAAAATGCGTCGAGTTTGGTCGGATGAAAATAGATTACAAAAACATTTCGATGTTGAAATAGCGCTTGCAAAGGCAGAAGGAGAATTAGGATTAATTCCTAAAGAGGCTGCACTTCAAATTGCACAAGCCAAAACAGACGATGTTAGTATTGAAGAGCTTGCTGAAAATATGGCGAAGGTAAAGCATTCTCTTATGCCTACCATATCAGCTTTACAGGAACGAAGCGGTGAAGGTGGAGAATATGTTCACTACGGAGCTACAACACAGGATATTGTCGATACTGGAACAATTCTACAGTTGAAAGAAGCTCATCAAATTATTCGTGCTGAATTAATTGATATTGCTGCGGCATTAGCAAAATTAGCAAAGGAACATCGCTTAACATTAATGGCAGGTCGTTCTCACGGCATGCAAGGGCTACCGACCACATTTGGGTTTAAGCTCTCTGTTGTATTAAGCGAAGTGCTACGCCATCTAACAAGATTAGATGAAATCAGTGAACGAGTATTTGTCGGCAATATTAGTGGTGCTGTTGGTACTTATGCTTCATTTGGTCCAAAAGGAATTGAAGTAGAGAAACTAGCACTAGAGTTCGTTGGGTTAGGCGCTCCAGAAATTGTTTGGCATTCTTCCCGAGATCGTTTAGCAGAATATGCTAGTGTCCTTGGTTTAATTAGTGGAACCCTTGGGAAATTAGGTAATGAGTTTTATAACTTAATGCGTACTGAAATCGATGAAGTAGAAGAGCCGTTTACAAAGGGAAAAGTTGGTTCATCTACTATGCCACATAAACGTAACCCTGCAGCATTTGAAGGTATTGCAAGTTTAACAAGACCTATTCTTCAAAATGTATCATTAATTCAACATTCACTTATAGTGGAACACGAACGTGATGCAATGTCATGGCGTGGAGAATGGATTGCGTTACCTGAAATATGCATTTACCTTTCATCACAATTAGCTAGCACAAAAGGTGTGCTTGATGGTTTAATCGTGAAAAAAGAAAACATGCTGCGTAACTTAGATTTATTAGGTGGATTATTACTTTCTGAGCGTGTGATGTTTGCTATTTCTGATAAAGCAGGTAAGCAAACGGCGCATCACATCATCTATGAGTTATCGATGTCAGCATTTGAGGAAGGTATACCTTTCAAACAAAAATTAGCTAGTAATGAAGTAGTTAAGGAACTATTAACTGAAGAAGAGCTTAGCGAATTATTTAATTATGAAACATATTTAGGTTTGGCTCCACAAAAAGTTGACGAAGTATTAGGGAACTATCATAATAGCCCATATGCCAAAAAAGAGGGGAAATAA
- a CDS encoding monooxygenase — MMNIVKVLVIGVIGAIVYDLIGIPIPWMLGPLVFNLIGQFFIKDLSMPKGLRNLGLIIVGYTIGSTFSYELFTGSALLWGFMIGINLLLIAFCFLLSYWVHKVGSVSWMTAVSCSIPGGLSQILAFAEDDKEVNLVAVTYFQVIRILTVIIFIPFLISGHFVQGTHVEWNINDLPLLILLFTGCGISVILGKKLRFPAYFIVLPILFVIFIQFTPIEVPSVPTDLNHIAQIFLGSYIGLLLKPHMLRLSRTLLLLGLGSAVILLITTYGTSWILREALGLSFATSYLSTAPGGLDQMGLIASAVHADVTVVVVFQLYRLLFIYFVIMPILYWVKRFKERGIVEN; from the coding sequence ATGATGAATATAGTAAAGGTGCTAGTAATCGGGGTTATAGGAGCAATTGTTTATGATTTAATTGGTATTCCAATTCCTTGGATGCTAGGGCCATTAGTGTTTAATTTAATAGGGCAATTTTTTATTAAAGATTTATCTATGCCAAAAGGGCTTCGGAATTTAGGACTTATCATTGTAGGGTATACAATAGGCAGTACTTTTTCTTATGAATTGTTTACTGGTAGTGCCTTACTTTGGGGCTTTATGATTGGTATTAATCTATTGCTAATTGCTTTTTGTTTTTTATTAAGCTATTGGGTACATAAGGTTGGCAGTGTATCTTGGATGACAGCGGTATCCTGTAGTATACCAGGTGGACTGTCCCAAATTTTGGCCTTTGCAGAAGATGATAAAGAAGTAAATTTAGTGGCTGTGACCTACTTCCAAGTAATACGTATATTAACGGTAATTATTTTTATTCCATTTTTAATATCTGGTCATTTTGTTCAAGGGACTCATGTAGAATGGAATATCAATGATCTTCCTTTACTAATACTTCTCTTTACTGGCTGTGGGATAAGTGTAATATTAGGGAAAAAACTGCGCTTTCCAGCCTATTTTATTGTCCTTCCTATTTTATTTGTTATTTTTATACAGTTTACGCCGATTGAAGTTCCTTCAGTTCCAACAGACTTGAATCATATCGCTCAAATATTCTTAGGTTCTTATATCGGCTTGTTATTAAAGCCACATATGTTGAGGTTATCAAGAACATTACTACTTCTCGGACTTGGAAGTGCAGTTATTCTTCTAATTACAACATATGGAACGAGCTGGATACTTCGAGAAGCGCTAGGCTTGTCCTTTGCAACAAGTTATTTAAGCACAGCACCTGGGGGACTTGACCAAATGGGGTTAATAGCTTCAGCCGTTCATGCTGACGTTACTGTAGTTGTCGTATTCCAACTGTATAGATTACTTTTTATCTATTTTGTGATCATGCCGATTTTATATTGGGTGAAGCGTTTTAAGGAAAGAGGTATTGTAGAAAATTAG